A stretch of Aeromicrobium tamlense DNA encodes these proteins:
- the metX gene encoding homoserine O-acetyltransferase MetX, with protein sequence MTTIQPLGDLTLEGGEVLPRLEVAYDTWGEFTGDNAVLVLHALTGDSIVAGPDGWWNQVVGPGLGIDTDRFFVVAANILGGCKGTTGPASPGPDGRVWGNRFPAITVRDQVAAELMLTEHLGIDRWHAVIGGSAGGMRAVEWAVTHPERVERLFLLASSAYASAEQIAWTSTQADIIRAAGPEAGLELARRIAHTTYRSEAELAERFGREVQPDGRFAVQSYLQHHGDKLVKRFDAWSYIVLGDAMNSHDVGRGRGGLESALGRVTARTVVAAIDSDRLYPPYQQQELADLIPTAEPLAVVHSPHGHDGFLIEHEQVGALARALLEH encoded by the coding sequence GTGACCACGATCCAGCCGCTGGGAGACCTCACCCTCGAAGGGGGTGAGGTCCTCCCGCGTCTGGAGGTCGCGTACGACACGTGGGGCGAGTTCACCGGCGACAACGCGGTCCTCGTCCTCCACGCCCTCACCGGCGACTCGATCGTCGCCGGACCCGACGGGTGGTGGAACCAGGTCGTCGGCCCCGGACTCGGCATCGACACCGACCGCTTCTTCGTCGTGGCCGCCAACATCCTCGGCGGCTGCAAGGGCACCACGGGTCCGGCCTCGCCCGGACCCGACGGACGCGTGTGGGGCAACCGGTTCCCCGCGATCACCGTCCGCGACCAGGTCGCGGCCGAGCTGATGCTCACCGAGCACCTCGGCATCGACCGCTGGCACGCGGTGATCGGCGGGTCCGCCGGCGGCATGCGCGCGGTCGAGTGGGCGGTCACGCACCCCGAGCGCGTCGAGCGGCTGTTCCTGCTCGCCTCGTCGGCCTACGCCTCGGCCGAGCAGATCGCCTGGACCTCGACGCAGGCGGACATCATCCGGGCCGCCGGGCCCGAGGCCGGCCTCGAGCTGGCCCGCCGCATCGCGCACACGACCTACCGCAGCGAGGCCGAGCTGGCCGAGCGGTTCGGTCGCGAGGTCCAGCCCGACGGGCGGTTCGCGGTGCAGTCCTACCTGCAGCACCACGGCGACAAGCTGGTGAAGCGCTTCGACGCGTGGTCGTACATCGTGCTCGGCGATGCGATGAACAGCCACGACGTGGGCCGCGGCCGCGGCGGTCTCGAGTCCGCGCTCGGCCGGGTCACGGCGCGCACGGTCGTCGCCGCGATCGACTCCGACCGGCTCTACCCGCCGTACCAGCAGCAGGAGCTGGCCGACCTCATCCCCACCGCCGAGCCGCTCGCCGTGGTGCACTCGCCGCACGGCCATGACGGCTTCCTCATCGAGCACGAGCAAGTGGGCGCGCTCGCCCGCGCCCTGCTCGAGCACTGA
- a CDS encoding DUF7218 family protein, with amino-acid sequence MAPKKKTPSSIKNPDLYEELRDDGASKSKAARISNAAARDGKKTVGKRGGSSPAYEDWTVADLRQRAKEIGLSGYSGKRKSELIDMLRNS; translated from the coding sequence ATGGCACCGAAGAAGAAGACCCCGTCGAGCATCAAGAACCCCGACCTCTACGAGGAGCTGCGCGACGACGGCGCCTCGAAGTCGAAGGCGGCGCGCATCTCGAACGCCGCGGCCCGCGACGGCAAGAAGACCGTCGGCAAGCGCGGTGGGTCGTCACCCGCCTACGAGGACTGGACCGTCGCCGACCTGCGCCAGCGCGCCAAGGAGATCGGCCTCAGCGGCTACTCCGGCAAGAGGAAGTCCGAGCTGATCGACATGCTGCGGAACTCCTGA
- a CDS encoding GNAT family N-acetyltransferase encodes MSTRLATGADLPTLASVLGEAFADYPWTRWTLPGDGRLARLTEIQGVYLAHAAAHGGRVWTTPELDAVAVLIPTSLPDPSPEVGERIVALHGDGWQRLVEHEVAIGPRRPEADWLLATVGVDPAQQGRGLGTTVLEAALADLGDARVLLETSSEANVRLYERLGFRVVEQVESAGPDVWIMLR; translated from the coding sequence ATGTCCACCCGTCTCGCCACCGGCGCCGATCTGCCGACCCTCGCCTCCGTCCTCGGCGAGGCTTTCGCCGACTACCCGTGGACCCGCTGGACCCTCCCGGGTGACGGGCGGCTCGCGCGGCTGACCGAGATCCAGGGCGTGTACCTCGCCCACGCGGCCGCGCACGGCGGACGCGTCTGGACGACGCCGGAACTCGACGCCGTGGCCGTGCTCATCCCGACTTCGCTGCCGGACCCGTCACCCGAGGTCGGGGAGCGGATCGTCGCGCTGCACGGCGACGGCTGGCAGCGCCTCGTCGAACACGAGGTCGCGATCGGTCCACGGCGTCCCGAGGCGGACTGGCTGCTCGCCACCGTCGGCGTCGACCCGGCGCAGCAGGGCCGCGGACTGGGCACGACGGTCCTCGAGGCGGCGCTGGCCGACCTCGGCGATGCCCGCGTCCTGCTGGAGACCTCATCGGAGGCGAACGTGCGCCTCTACGAGCGACTCGGGTTCCGCGTCGTCGAGCAGGTCGAGAGCGCCGGCCCCGACGTCTGGATCATGCTCCGCTGA